From the genome of Carettochelys insculpta isolate YL-2023 chromosome 12, ASM3395843v1, whole genome shotgun sequence, one region includes:
- the SKOR1 gene encoding SKI family transcriptional corepressor 1 → MEAIGSQLGAGGEAGSSPHSKQELQPYAGSSALKPNQVGETSLYGVPIVSLVIDGQERLCLAQISNTLLKTYSYNEIHNRRVALGITCVQCTPVQLEILRRAGAMPISSRRCGMITKREAERLCKSFLGEHKPPKLPENFAFDVVHECAWGSRGSFIPARYNSSRAKCIKCAYCSMYFSPNKFIFHSHRTPEAKYTQPDAANFNSWRRHLKLSDKTATEELSHAWEDVKAMFNGGTRKRTFSLHGAPASGASPAAKAALHPPAPAGAELAPAHKSLRGGGGEEAAGERGALSLAGAHGGAGAVRSYPVIPVPSKGFGVLQKLPPPLFPHPYGFPAAAFGLCPKKQEDEAGKGGALPPGMFWGHPHPPPQPQPQPQPQPPPHPAAKDGGVYPPFPMFWPAAGSLPVPPYPAQSQAKAAATAAVVAAAAAAAAATATAAGPGELEGSEPSGSGRSSATPQEGSGPEGERCSSALSRAAAEEERSGDEALPGPLALPLALPLPRKGSYLSAFRPVVKDAESIAKLYGTREAYGAPGRAGYLSPDLLSEGSSSYRSLSPGADTADEPEVDVESNRFPEDEEEEAAAAEEAEEPPAEEKAPAQDGPQPLPPGSPQRSSSRGGYEAFPQDRREHLPALKTAAALGPATPYLCNPEATEPDKEDNHSPAADLESSKSYQEQRSGPQPSPGSAERGEEPLGTDFLGTPLVEKDIENLARDDLQKLLLEQMELRKKLEREFQSLKDNFQDQMKRELAYREEMVQQLQIVRDTLCNELDQERKARYAIQQKLKEAHDALHHFSCKMLTPRHCTGTCSFKPPLLPQ, encoded by the exons ATGGAGGCGATCGGCAGCCAGCTGGGCGCGGGGGGCGAGGCCGGCTCCTCCCCGCactccaagcaggagctgcagccctACGCCggctccagtgccctgaagcCCAACCAGGTGGGCGAGACCTCGCTGTACGGGGTGCCCATCGTCTCGCTGGTGATCGACGGCCAGGAGCGGCTGTGCCTGGCGCAGATCTCCAACACGCTGCTCAAGACCTACAGCTACAACGAGATCCACAACCGGCGCGTGGCGCTGGGCATCACGTGCGTGCAGTGCACCCCGGTGCAGCTGGAGATCCTGCGGCGCGCCGGGGCCATGCCCATCTCCTCGCGCCGCTGCGGCATGATCACCAAGCGCGAGGCGGAGCGGCTCTGCAAGTCCTTCCTGGGCGAGCACAAGCCGCCCAAGCTGCCCGAGAACTTCGCCTTCGACGTGGTGCACGAGTGCGCCTGGGGCTCGCGGGGCAGCTTCATCCCCGCCCGCTACAACAGCTCCCGCGCCAAGTGCATCAAGTGCGCCTACTGCAGCATGTACTTCTCGCCCAACAAGTTCATCTTCCACTCGCACCGCACGCCCGAGGCCAAGTACACGCAGCCCGACGCCGCCAACTTCAACTCCTGGCGCCGCCACCTCAAGCTGAGCGACAAGACGGCCACGGAGGAGCTGAGCCACGCGTGGGAGGACGTCAAGGCCATGTTCAACGGCGGCACCCGCAAGCGGACCTTCTCCCTGCACGGCGCGCCCGCCAGCGGCGCCTCCCCGGCCGCCAAGGCCGCCCTGCACCCGCCGGCGCCCGCCGGAGCCGAGCTGGCCCCGGCGCACAAGAGCCTCCGCGGCGGCGGCGGGGAGGAGGCGGCGGGGGAGCGCGGCGCGCTGAGCCTGGCCGGGGCGCACGGCGGGGCGGGCGCGGTGCGCAGCTACCCGGTCATCCCGGTGCCCAGCAAGGGCTTCGGAGTGCTGCAGAAGCTGCCGCCGCCCCTCTTCCCGCACCCCTACGGCTTCCCGGCCGCCGCCTTCGGCCTCTGCCCCAAGAAGCAGGAGGACGAGGCGGGCAAGGGGGGCGCCCTGCCGCCGGGCATGTTCTGGGGGCACCCGCACccgccgccccagccccagccgcagccccagccccagccgccgCCGCACCCCGCCGCCAAGGACGGCGGCGTCTACCCGCCCTTCCCCATGTTCTGGCCGGCCGCCGGCAGCCTGCCCGTGCCGCCCTACCCGGCGCAGAGCCAGGCCAAGGCGGCCGCCACCGCCGCGGTGGTGGCCGCTGCCGCCGCGGCCGCCGCAGCCACCGCCACCGCCGCCGGCCCGGGCGAGCTGGAGGGCTCGGAGCCGTCGGGCAGCGGGCGCAGCAGCGCCACCCCGCAGGAGGGCTCCGGGCCGGAGGGCGAGCGCTGCTCCAGCGCCCTCTCCAGGGCGGCCGCCGAGGAGGAGCGCTCGGGGGACGAGGCGCTGCCGGGCCCGCTGGCGCTGCCGCTGGCGCTGCCGCTGCCCAGGAAGGGCAGTTACCTCTCCGCCTTCCGGCCCGTGGTGAAGGACGCCGAGAGCATCGCCAAGCTCTACGGCACCCGGGAGGCCTACggcgcgccgggccgggccgggtacCTCTCCCCGGACCTGCTCAGCGAGGGCAGCTCCAGCTACCGCTCGCTCTCCCCCGGCGCCGACACGGCCGACGAGCCCGAGGTGGACGTGGAGTCCAACCGCTTCCccgaggacgaggaggaggaggcggcggcggccgaGGAGGCTGAGGAGCCGCCGGCGGAGGAGAAAGCCCCGGCCCAGGACGGGCCCCAGCCGCTGCCGCCGGGGAGCccgcagaggagcagcagccgagGCGGCTACGAG GCCTTCCCCCAGGACCGCCGAGAGCACCTGCCGGCGCTGAAGACCGCGGCTGCGCTGGGGCCCGCGACCCCGTATCTCTGCAACCCCGAGGCCACCG AGCCCGACAAAGAGGACAATCACTCGCCGGCGGCGGATTTGGAAAGCAGCAAATCCTACCAGGAGCAAAGGAGCGGCCCGCAGCCCAGCCCGGGCAGTGCCGAGCGAG GCGAGGAACCGCTCGGGACCGACTTCCTGGGGACCCCGCTGGTGGAAAAAGACATCGAGAACCTGGCGAGAG ACGACTTGCAAAAACTGCTGCTGGAGCAAATGGAGCTCAGGAAGAAACTGGAACGGGAATTCCAAAGCCTGAAAG ACAACTTCCAGGATCAGATGAAGAGGGAGCTGGCCTACCGGGAGGAGATGGTCCAACAGCTGCAGATCGTGCGAG ACACCTTGTGTAACGAGCTGGACCAGGAGCGGAAAGCGCGCTACGCCATCCAGCAGAAGCTGAAAG AGGCCCACGACGCGCTGCACCACTTCTCCTGCAAGATGCTCACGCCGCGCCACTGCACGGGGACCTGCTCCTTCAAGCCGCCCTTGCTGCCCCAGTGA